The Elgaria multicarinata webbii isolate HBS135686 ecotype San Diego chromosome 13, rElgMul1.1.pri, whole genome shotgun sequence region GGACCACGAAGCTGGCTGGGTGACCCTGGGCTGGACGCACTCCCTTTCTGCCCAAACTAATTCAAAGGGCGGGGCTTTAAactgagggggggagggaggaggagggggctttaaactgagggggaggggaggctttaaattgagggggaggggaggctttaaactgagggggaggggaggctttaaactgagggggaggggaggctttaaactgagggggagggggctttaaactgagggggaggagggggcttccCAGGGCTGGGAAGAGGAGCTTTGAGTGCCCCCAGCCCAGGATTCCCATCCCCTGATCTCAGGAGGCAGAGAGGGGCACCAAGAGGAGTTGTTGTGGGGAGAGTTAAAACATGGCCATGCCTGTGTGGGCCCCAACCCATCCCCCAGTGCTGCACATTTCCCTCCGAGCCCAAGAGGTTGCTGACTCCAGAGCTGCACTATTAAAACTGCCGAAATAGATGTGGGAAgtctggcttctagtccccactcggccctgaatctccctgggtgactttggaccagtcactgactcataTATGGGAAGCGATTTTTCACAGTAAAAACAATCAGGGCAAGTACACCCTTGGGTGTTATAGACTGTTGTTGCAGGCCCTCTTAAAATACCAGAAAAGGTGGGACATCCTCACCGGAAGGAGATGTGGATGGGTGATAATGAGTAACTTCTTTCTCCTGTCTCTCCAGGTGGCTTTGCTCTGCTCCCTTTCCTCTGGCTGGTGAATGTTTTCTGGTTTTTCCGAGAGGCCTTTTTCGTGCCAGCCTACACCGAGCAACTACAGATCAAGCGCTGTGAGTTTTTGATCAGGGGGTGGATTGGCAGGGGAATGACACAAGGAAGACCTAGCAAAGGGTAGGCTCTTTGCTAGCAGGAGGGCACAGGTGTCTGGCATGGGCAGGGCCACTTAAATGTGGTGGCTGTGGTATTGTTTCCCTCCCTGCATTGCTGGGAGGGAAACAAGTTCTTGACATTTCCTGATCCATTGTTTTGACCTCTTCTCATCCCAGATGTCCAGCGTTCAGCCGTGGGTCTTCTCTTCTGGGTGATTGTGCTCACCACATGGATCTGCATCTTCCAGGCACGCCGGGCACAGTGGGGCGAGATTGGCGACTACCTCTCCTTCACCATCCCCCTGGGCATCCCCTGACGGATCTTTCTCATCTTTTGATTTCACTGGCATGGAGCTTTAAACTTCCCCCCAGTGGACTCACTGAGCGGCCTGCTGGCTGCTTTCCCAATCTCCCCTTCTACGGAACCAGGGAGGGGTTGTGCCATGGTGAACTGTCGTGGGGGGTGCTGCCTCCCCTTGCTCCCCAGAATCCTCCACTCACTGTGGCCTGACTATGGCCTCTCTTGAAAGTGATCAATAAACCTGGGCTTATCTACTTCTGATGTGCCTGCTGTGTGACGGTATTGGGagaaagtggggtgtgtgtgtgcgggggggacTTCTTCACTCAGGTCAAGAATCGGGCTCATGTGAGCTTTCAGCCATTTGTTCATTCTGAATGTGTTTCTCGGGCAGTGAatgcttttttcctgcaaggttTGCACCGAGCAACATGGATCAGCAGTGGCTCCaagggccagagccaaaatgTCACACAGGATAGGAGGAAAATAATTTTTCCTTCTCTCCCATGTGACATCTTGGCTCTGGGAAGGGAAATCTGAGATCTGCATGCTTGGTTTTCTCAGACTGTTTGGCCAATAATGCTTGAAAGCAAGGCAAGCAGGGTGTATATCCGCAGTAGGGAACCTGAAGCCTGTGAGCCAAGTCTGGCCCTTCtgggttcctcagatggccatgttcccttccccttttccctAATTGCCTCCTGattgtttcctggtttttgtcccattctgaaaggttgaactatttctcctaaggtttagttattgGCAATCGGCTTTAATTCCAGTGATTTTAGTAGTTTGggtcaccactg contains the following coding sequences:
- the PSENEN gene encoding gamma-secretase subunit PEN-2; its protein translation is MNLERVSNEEKLNLCRKYYLGGFALLPFLWLVNVFWFFREAFFVPAYTEQLQIKRYVQRSAVGLLFWVIVLTTWICIFQARRAQWGEIGDYLSFTIPLGIP